GCATGACTCCACGGAGTATATCGACTACGCCAAGAGCCAACGCCTGGTATTTCCCCGTCTCAAACCCTCGACCGAGACCATCTCGCTCCGGCTGCCGAAATCCTTACTCGATCAACTGAAGACCCTGGCCAACAAACGCGACGTTCCCTACCAGACGCTACTCAAACTGTTCGTCCTCGAACGCGTGGAAGCGGAACTCCACCGCAAAACCGCGAAAGCCTCATAAGCACGAGCATGGCCTATCGCGCACTGCTGATCGTTACTTCGTCTTAGGAACCACCGGCCCTTTCGGCTCGCTTTGCGCCCGTTCTATCTTGCACTCGCCATCTTCACAGGTCTTCGCCTGGGCTTCTTTCTTGTCCGCGCAAGACTTCTTGTCATCCTGACTGATC
This genomic stretch from Nitrospira sp. harbors:
- a CDS encoding BrnA antitoxin family protein; this translates as MQKLKKRPTFKSEKQEADFWASHDSTEYIDYAKSQRLVFPRLKPSTETISLRLPKSLLDQLKTLANKRDVPYQTLLKLFVLERVEAELHRKTAKAS